From the Labrus mixtus chromosome 17, fLabMix1.1, whole genome shotgun sequence genome, one window contains:
- the pigo gene encoding GPI ethanolamine phosphate transferase 3: MKRLPVLSLLLWLCAVYFVGLYLFVGGFLLVRLEVNRTSTCGDVLQPGDEPADFCRAEPRFRKVVLLIIDALKIDFARFDPNNTEPRPYENKLPVLEETVSSRPLHSRLYPFRADPPTTTMQRIKGFTTGSLPTFVDVGNNFASSAILEDNLIHQFGQVGKRVVFMGDDTWENLFPKKFHRSLPFPSFNVKDLHTVDNGILQHLYTTMVGDDWDVLVAHFLGVDHCGHRFGPDHPAMADKLAQMDEVIRSVIDRLQNDTLLVVMGDHGMTDTGDHGGESQKETDAAIFLYSPSPLFPGPPSQSEPDVVPQTDLVPTLALLLGVPIPYSSVGQVLLPVFPPHEQTHGAVGGFSQLEALWINAKQVNRFLETYSSMAKDISPENLSKLKEEFSHLSSEYLTMVREGRSSSPQLAASLQAYLTSVRDTCRATWAQFNPTKMAAGLAVLAFACLTCFILSELSLVLISENGPGLKAPAVVALTAGVCVAAGQLLTQGYIDVVWCLAAAALCSELLFLRWARQSRTITVAKNGSKKFASWLSLRHFLVPPLLVPLLRCASLLSDSYVIAEGRVVTFLVFSLALYIPIHLNWDGLLLPPSHDPLKPAGLLPAAALPPSTVRKESSTLLAFLGLLVGSLYLSLSFHGCREEQGYCRPSPFLSPLSRLQDAQLKNLHYILSVFSLGLWTYLLRRCLRHYGNLNSSGGTVFTARWILPLLSVCLGLHWAVSATPEDSFRNLAELISVGQLALPRTAFLLLGLGLFLIWLDPLTVFVKTRTATTARNSSLPPPSYRASTGISPQAELHHLIPQIYQRMRRSLDDGELSGGNEVDSRPAVEAYGLGTVYSAPLLLFCGLLGIGLLLLHPEGMAVSFLLLLLEMGALLHIHASSTTLSGLHGTNSSGFIVPWTPVMLWSLAATQFFHATGHLPTFPSIQWSAAFVGFPDGHAGTVLPASLVTLNTFASHILFAVSCPLLLFWPLVCEVRGSRGSRACGEEGEDAVMEMRLRENPQQFSSALLQLSTRYLFILGAQVFASVCAAAILRRHLMVWKVFAPKLMFEASGFLVSSVSLLIGVTLVMRVDVAVGRWFKKLIPDASR, from the exons atgAAGAGGCTCCCGGTGCTGTCTCTGCTCCTGTGGCTGTGTGCGGTGTACTTTGTGGGCCTCTACCTGTTCGTGGGAGGGTTTCTTCTTGTTCGGCTGGAGGTGAACAGGACCAGTACCTGCGGAGACGTGCTGCAGCCCGGAGACGAGCCGGCGGACTTCTGCCGCGCCGAGCCGCGTTTCCGAAAGGTCGTGCTCCTCATTATCGACGCCCTCAAGATTGACTTTGCCCGTTTCGACCCGAACAACACGGAGCCCCGTCCCTACGAGAACAAGCTGCCTGTGCTGGAGGAGACGGTGTCATCCAGGCCTCTCCATAGCCGCCTGTACCCGTTTCGTGCCGACCCTCCTACGACCACCATGCAGAGGATCAAGGGCTTCACTACAGGTTCTCTGCCTACTTTCGTCGATGTGGGCAATAACTTTGCATCCAGTGCCATACTGGAGGACAATCTCATCCACCAGTTTGGTCAAGTGG GCAAAAGAGTTGTGTTCATGGGCGACGACACCTGGGAGAATCTTTTTCCTAAGAAGTTCCACCGCTCTCTGCCATTCCCTTCTTTCAATGTGAAGGATCTACATACGGTGGACAACGGGATCCTCCAGCACCTCTACACAACTA TGGTGGGGGATGATTGGGATGTCCTGGTTGCCCATTTCCTCGGAGTGGATCACTGTGGTCACAGGTTTGGTCCCGACCACCCGGCCATGGCAGACAAGCTGGCCCAGATGGATGAAGTCATCAG ATCTGTGATTGACCGTCTACAAAACGACACCCTGCTGGTGGTAATGGGAGATCATGGGATGACAGACACTGGGGATCATGGAGGAGAAAGTCAGAAGGAGACTGATGCTGCTATTTTCCTCTACAGTCCTTCCCCTCTGTTTCCTGGACCGCCCTCCCAG AGTGAACCAGATGTGGTCCCTCAAACAGACCTGGTGCCCACCCTGGCTCTCCTGCTGGGAGTTCCCATCCCTTACAGCAGTGTGGGCCAGGTTCTCCTGCCTGTGTTCCCTCCTCATGAGCAGACACATGGTGCAGTTGGAGGTTTCAGCCAGCTGGAGGCACTGTGGATCAATGCTAAACAG gtcaACCGTTTCCTGGAGACTTACTCAAGCATGGCCAAAGACATCTCACCCGAGAACCTCTCTAAGCTGAAGGAAGAATTCTCCCACCTGTCCTCTGAGTACCTCACCATGGTCAGGGAGGGCCGCTCATCCTCCCCGCAGCTGGCCGCCTCCCTGCAGGCTTACCTCACGTCTGTCAGAGACACCTGCAGAGCTACCTGGGCTCAATTCAACCCAACCAAGATGGCAGCGGGTTTAGCTGTCCTGGCATTTGCCTGCTTGACTTGTTTCATCCTGTCTGAGCTGTCCCTCGTGTTAATCAGTGAGAATGGTCCGGGACTTAAGGCCCCGGCCGTGGTGGCTCTCACAGCAGGAGTTTGTGTGGCTGCTGGTCAGCTGCTCACACAGGGTTACATTGATGTTGTGTGGTGCCTGGcagctgctgccctctgctCTGAGCTGCTCTTTCTCCGCTGGGCACGTCAATCCAGGACTATAACTGTCGCAAAGAACGGATCTAAAAAGTTTGCTAGCTGGCTGTCCCTGCGCCACTTTCTCGTCCCGCCTCTCCTGGTGCCGCTCCTGCGCTGtgcctctctgctctcagatAGCTATGTGATCGCTGAAGGCCGTGTTGTGACCTTTCTGGTGTTCTCTCTGGCTCTCTATATTCCCATCCATCTCAACTGGGATGGTCTGCTTCTGCCCCCCAGCCACGACCCTCTGAAACCTGCAGGgctccttcctgctgcagccttGCCCCCGTCTACTGTGAGGAAAGAGAGCAGCACCCTCCTAGCCTTCTTAGGACTTCTTGTTGGCAGCCTCTACCTTTCCCTCTCCTTCCATGGCTGTCGAGAAGAACAGGGCTACTGCCGCCCATCCCCCTTCCTGTCCCCTCTTTCCCGGTTGCAGGATGCCCAGCTGAAGAACCTCCACtacatcctctctgtcttttcccttGGCTTGTGGACTTACCTGCTGAGACGCTGCCTCCGTCACTATGGTAACCTGAACTCCTCAGGGGGGACTGTGTTCACTGCCCGCTGGATCCTACCACTGCTGTCTGTATGCCTGGGGCTCCACTGGGCTGTTAGTGCCACTCCAGAGGACAGCTTCAGGAATCTTGCTGAGCTGATCAGCGTGGGCCAGCTGGCCCTCCCAAGAACCGCCTTCCTTCTCCTAGGACTGGGGCTGTTCCTAATCTGGCTCGATCCTCTCACTGTGTTTGTTAAGACAAGGACTGCAACTACAGCCAGAAATTCATCTCTACCCCCGCCCAGCTATCGGGCCAGTACTGGAATTAGCCCCCAAGCTGAGTTGCACCACCTCATCCCTCAAATCTACCAGCGCATGCGTCGTTCCCTGGATGATGGAGAGCTAAGTGGGGGCAATGAGGTGGACAGCAGGCCTGCTGTGGAAGCCTATGGCCTGGGAACTGTTTACTCTGCCCCTTTGCTTCTGTTTTGTGGCCTGCTGGGAATCggtcttctgctgctgcacccAGAGGGCATGGCTGTGTCCTTCCTACTGCTGCTGCTTGAAATGGGAGCTCTGTTGCACATCCACGCCTCCTCCACTACCCTCAGCGGCCTGCATGGAACAAATTCTA GTGGCTTTATTGTGCCCTGGACTCCTGTCATGTTGTGGTCCTTGGCTGCCACCCAGTTTTTCCATGCAACAGGTCACCTTCCCACCTTCCCCTCCATCCAGTGGAGTGCTGCCTTTGTTGGATTCCCTGATGGACACGCTGGCACCGTGCTGCCTGCCTCACTGGTTACCCTCAACACGTTTGCCTCACACATCTTGTTCGCAG TGAGCTGCCCGCTGCTGTTGTTCTGGCCTCTGGTGTGTGAGGTACGGGGCAGCAGGGGAAGCAGAGCTTGTggggaagaaggagaagacGCTGTGATGGAGATGAGACTGAGAGAAAACCCCCAACAGTTCAGCTCTGCACTTTTACAACTCTCAACACGCTACCTCTTTATACTCGGGGCCCAG GTCTTTGCCTCAGTGTGTGCAGCTGCTATCCTCAGGAGACACCTAATGGTGTGGAAGGTTTTTGCACCCAA GTTAATGTTTGAGGCCTCAGGGTTCCTGGTGAGCAGTGTGTCTCTGCTGATCGGGGTCACGTTGGTGATGAGAGTAGACGTGGCCGTGGGCCGATGGTTTAAGAAACTCATCCCTGATGCATCTAGGTAG